Proteins encoded in a region of the Manis javanica isolate MJ-LG chromosome 15, MJ_LKY, whole genome shotgun sequence genome:
- the LOC118968997 gene encoding serine/threonine-protein kinase TAO3-like isoform X2: MERARTKPHLDEAQEAECQALKMQLQQEVELLNACQRKFKMQAEVQHDLELRELEQRVSLCKALLEQKVNIKISLCQLSYSAGTLECLGVLEKRGIHPNLQVPPTAANPDDPGRHQPDVTSPLCTPSH, translated from the exons ATGGAGAGAGCAAGAACTAAG ccgCATTTGGATGAAGCACAGGAGGCAGAGTGCCAAGCTTTGAAAATGCAGCTGCAGCAGGAAGTGGAGCTGTTGAATGCATGTCAGAGGAAATTCAAGATGCAGGCTGAGGTGCAACATGATCTAGAGCTTCGGGAGCTTGAACAGAGGGTCTCCCTCTGCAAGGCACTCTTAGAACAAAAGGT aaatatcaaaatttccttatgtcaactgtcttaca gtgcaggaaccttaGAATGTCTTGGGGtcctcgagaagagaggaattcacccaaatctacag gttcctccaacagcagctaacccagatgacccaggtcgccaccaaccagatgttacttcaccgttatgCACCCCTTCCCACTAA